CCCACCGACCCGGACGGCTACCACATGATCACGCTTGGCCCCACCCTCTTCGACAACTGGCAGGCCAATACCAATGACTACCTCCCGGCGGACACCTTGGTCACCTTCATTGTCAGCATGACCAATAACCTGGGCAACCCGGTGCAGTCCTACGAAGGCTTCGAGCCCTTGATCGTATTCAACAGGTCCCAACAAGTCGCCGTCAACGGCAACTGGGTCCCCTGGTGGAACTGGGCCGCCGCGGCCCCTCTGGAATACACTCTGACCAACGGCACGGGGGGCGACTGGCTCTACTCCCAGACGGTGCTCATTCCCAAGGGTAAGCCGGTGCAGCTCGTGTACAAGTACGGCATGGACGACGGCGCGAGCAGTTTGGACAACGAAGGTGGCTACGGCGCTGACCACGTCCGTTACATACGCCAGACTGGCAGTTACACGCTGGCCCTCGACTACTTCGGCGCGCCAACCGTCGAAGACTCGTTCGGCAACCTCACCATCGGCGCTCCGGCGGCGGGCAGTATCCCCGTCTCCTGGCTGGGCCGTCCGGGCGTCTATCTGCAGACGTCCACCGACCTAAGCAATCCCTCCAGTTGGGTGACTCATGAAGAGACTGCGGCTTACGGCTCACCCACTGGCATCTACTCAACCAACTATCCTGCCGGCGCCGCAGCGACGTTCTTCCGGCTGGTCAAACCTGGACCATAAGAATCCGGGCGAGTAGCAGGTTAGTAAGAATGTAGGCAAAGGGGCCTGTCGCAGGACAGGCCCCTTCCGCTTTCAGGAGCGATCGGGATTTCCAGCTCTGCCTGCCCCGTGCAGGCAACCGCGTTACCCCGCTGCGTCGGGCTGGGTGGCGGACGGGGTTTCGCCCGCGGCGGAAGCCCTTTCAGCCGCTTCCAGCGTGGCGTAATAGACGCCCAGGTTATGCTGGGCTGTCTTGTCACCCGCGCGCGCGGCGCGGCAGAACCATTTGACGGCCTCGCGCACGTTCTTCGGCACGCCCCGTCCCGTCTCGTAACAAAGCCCGAGGTTGCATTGGGCCGGGGCGCATTCCTGCTCGGCGGCGAGGCGATACCACCTGACCGCCTCCCGGTAATTCTGCGGGACGACCTGCCCGGCTTCGTAGAACACACCCAGGTTGAACTGCGCTTGCGGTTCGCCCTGCTCGGCGGCGCGATGATACCACTTGACCGCCTCGGCGTGATTCTGCGGCACTCCCTGCCCCGTCTCGTAAAGCACACCCAGGTTGAATTGGGCCGCCGGATCGCCTTGCTCGGCGGCTTCGCGAAACCACTTGGCGGCCTGGCCGTATTCCTGGGGCACCCCCAGGCCGGACTGGTAGCAGAAGCCCAGGTAGCATTGCGCCGCCTCGTCGTTCTGGTCGGCGGCGCGGCGAAACCACTTGACCGCTTCCGCGTAGTCCTGCGGCACGCCCTGGCCGGTTTGGTGGCAGATGCCGAAATAGCACTGAGCCGCCGGGTCGCCTTGCTCGGCGGCTTTGCGCATTTCATCGAAGGACTGCCAGGTGCGGCGGTTCGTTTGCATCAGAGTGTCTGCCGGCTCGTTCCCAAAATTAGAATGAAATCGCCCGATTTCAAGCCGTCATTTGGACGGCTCGGCAGGTCAGTGTTAGAATAGCCCCGAACACCAGCTTGGTTATGAACAATTACAAATCGTATCGGCACTTGCCGCCCCTGGCCGGGGTCTGCTCGATGGCTGAGGCCGGCAAATCCGGCCTGTCGGTCGAGGAATGCGTCCGCCGGTTGAAGCGCTACCACTACGCGTTCAAACGCCTGCACCAGATCTTCACCGCGCGCCTTACCGCTGAGCCCATTTACGAACTCAAGATGGCCTTCAGCCTGCACGCTCATCTTTGCGCCGAGCACGCCGCCGCCCTGCGCAAGCGGGTCGGCGAAATGCGCGAACCGCCGCTCGGCCTCGAGGCCGTGCCCGACCCGAACCTGGAGGTGTTCTTCGATGAACTACTCGGCGCGCCGACGACCGAGGAGTTGGTCATCGGGCTGTATGAGATGGCGATCCCCGCGGTGAAGGCCGCCCTCGAACGCCACCTGCAAGACACCAACCCCCTCGCCGATCACCCCACTGTTCGGCTCTGCCGCTTCGCGCTGCTCGAACTGAGCGACATGCTGAATTACGGCGCCCAAACGATCGCCGCGCTTGTGGATGCCCCATGCCGCCGGCGGTTGGCCGATTGGCGGTCGTTGCTGGACGATTGCCTTGGCGCGGCCGGCGGCCTGGATGGCGCCGAGACGCCGCGGCCTGCCTCCATCCAGCGCCGCCATTCGGCCCGGCCCTACCGGTATGATCGCGTCCCCAGGCGGGACGAGCGTTTTCCCGATCCATACAACATGGGTGTAAACGCCGAAGTCTTCCTTTATGACGAAGGGTTCCCGCCGGAGGACAAAGTTCTCATGCTGTTCTACAAACGCCTCCGCGAGGTGGACGTGCCGGAGATGATGGCGAGCATCATCACCGAAACGACCGGCCAACCCTTTGAGTACTACCGCGACCTCACCCGCCAGCTCTGGGACGAAGCCCGCCACGCGATGATGGGCGAAGTGGGCTTTGCCGACCTGGGCATTGACTGGCCGGCCAAGGTCATGATCAATCACACCTGGTCGTTCGCCCTCAACACCCAGCTCAAGCCCATCGAACGCCATGCCGTGCTTTACTTCATCGAGCAGGGGCTGATGCCCAGGCAGGGCAAACGCTTCGAGTGGGAAGTCGGCCTCGCCTCGCACAACCGGCTGGCTGGCTTATTCCAGGATTACGACTGGGCGGATGAGGTGCTTCATGCCCGGATCGGCCGTGACTGGTATCTGAAGGGCTTTGCCAACCCGCAGGAAGGCGTCCGCTACGGTGACGAATGCTGGTCGCGCGTTCTGCTCAACTGGGAGAATTGGCGGCAGCAAGGCCTGACCCAGCACCGCAACTGGTGGCCGGACCTTTACCGCGAAGCCTGCCGCCGGCGGGGCGTCGAGCCCGATCCCAAAGTATTGGCGTACTCGGTCAGCTACCAGACCGTCCGGGCGGACCTGAAGGAACTTACCGGTTCGGCGTAGCCTGATAAGGCCTGAGGCCCTTAAGAATTCGTGTCAGGGCGGACGCTGGGGAGGCGGGGCGTTGGTCGCGCCCCCCTCCAACCGGCTGTCCACGTCAGGGTTTACTTGGACGGCCCGCTGCTATATCAATGCCCCCGCATATGAAACCTCTCCTTCCTTCCGTCTGCCTTGGCCTGCTGGTTGCGACTTGCTGTGGCGCATCCGCTCAGGGGCTGACCGACACCAACTTCTTTCCCATCATGGCGTGGAACTGGACGCCCAAAGACCCCGCAGTGCTGCAGAAGATGAAAGACTGCGGCTTGACGGTCGCGGGATTTGTTTCCCCGGAGACGCTCGATGCCTGCCAGGCCGCCGGGCTTAAGGCGATCGTGTCGGACACGCGCACGTCTGGTTACGACTGGGGGAATGTAGATGAGGCCAAGGCGCGCCAGAATGTGGCCAGCCTGGTCGGCGAGGTTGGCCAGCACCCGGCGCTTTACGGCTACTATTTGCGCGATGAGCCCAACGCCGCCCTGTTCCCGGGTCTGGCCAAGGTAGCCAAGCTCATCCGCGAGCTTTCGCCCGGCAAATGGCCTTACATCAATCTGTTCCCCGACTACGCCGACGCCGGCCAGCTTGGCACCAGCGATTACGCGGAACACCTGGAGCGCTTCATCGCCGTCTGCGGGCCGGCCATTATCAGCTACGATAATTACTCGCTGATGGATGATGGCTCCCTTCGTGCGAACTACTGGTCGAACCTGGAAGCGGTGCGCGCCGCCAGCCGGAAACACGGCCTGGTGTTCTGGAACATTGTGCTGTCCAGCGCGCATTTCAACTACCGTGAGGTGGGAGCCGCTGATTTTCGCTTCCAGGCATACACGACGCTGGCCTACGGCGGGCGCGGGCTTTCCTACTTCACCTACTTCACGCCGAGCCACGGGAACTACCGCATGGGGCCGATTGACCAATTCGGCAACCAGACCCCAACCTGGTATTTCATGCAGCACGTTAACCTGCAAATCCAGAAGCTCGCTCCGACACTCCTCCATCTCACTTCGGACGCTGTGTATCATTTTGGCTCAGTTCCCTCCGGGACCAGCGGTCCACCGACGAACAGCCTCGTGACGGGTGTCGGCGGTGACAACTTCATGGCCGGCGACTTTACGCATCGGGACGGCACGCGCTACCTGATGATTGTGAACAAGGACCTGAGCAAATCACGGGTCTGCTCGCCCAGTTTCCGCCAGGCGCCGCGCCGGGTGCAGCACGTCTCCGCTTACACCGGCGGGCTGACATCCTTTGAAGGCGAGGACGTCTGGCTGGCCCCCGGGGCGGGGGTGTTGCTGAAGGTTGAGCAATAGAGCCACCGCGGCGGTTGGTGCGCCGCGCCAGCAGTATCCGGGCGGACGGAGAATTGACCCCGCCGGGGCAAGACCGGCACACTGCACGGCGCAGTTACTCGCTTGAACATCGAGAAGCAATGCGATCCGCTTTCACTATTCTGATCGGCCTGCTCGGGCTGCTGCCGCCCTCCTTGGCGGTCGGCGCACCCAATCGCCTGACGAACGCATGGACGCTGGATCTTCGTGGCAAGAGCGACTCGGCGCCCGCAGTCGCGACGAATGGCACCATCTATGTGGGCACACGCGCGGGCAAGCTCTGGGCAATCAACCCCAACGGCACGCCCAAGTGGATTTTCTCGGCGCAGGACGAGATCAAATCCGCCCCCGCTCTTGGCTCTGACGGCACGGTCTATTTCGGCTCCCGGGACCGCAAGTTCTACGCAGTCCACGCCAACGGAAAGTTGCGGTGGGAGTTTCAAACCCGCGGTTGGGTGGATTCATCGCCCGCCTTGGCCCACGACGGCACGGTCTATTTCGGGTCGTGGGACAGGAACTTCTACGCGTTCGGGCCGGGCGGGAAGGAGAAATGGCGCTTCGCGACTCAGGGCGAGATCGTGTCCTCGCCGGCGATCGGGCTCGATGGCACCGTCTATTTCGGCTCGCATGACCGGAAGTTCTACGCGTTGTCGCCCGACGGGCAGAAGCGGTGGGAGTTTGCCACCAGCGGCCCGATTCTCTCCTCGCCCGCGCTGAATAGGGACCAATGCCTGTACTTCACTTCGGTGGATGGTTGTCTATATGCGCTCAATCTCGACGGAAGCCTCCGGTGGCGCTTGCGCACCGGCGGAACTACCGAATCGTCCCCTGTCCTTGGCCTCGACGGGACAATCTATGTCGGAGTCGTCCAG
The window above is part of the Candidatus Paceibacterota bacterium genome. Proteins encoded here:
- a CDS encoding tetratricopeptide repeat protein, giving the protein MQTNRRTWQSFDEMRKAAEQGDPAAQCYFGICHQTGQGVPQDYAEAVKWFRRAADQNDEAAQCYLGFCYQSGLGVPQEYGQAAKWFREAAEQGDPAAQFNLGVLYETGQGVPQNHAEAVKWYHRAAEQGEPQAQFNLGVFYEAGQVVPQNYREAVRWYRLAAEQECAPAQCNLGLCYETGRGVPKNVREAVKWFCRAARAGDKTAQHNLGVYYATLEAAERASAAGETPSATQPDAAG
- a CDS encoding PQQ-binding-like beta-propeller repeat protein is translated as MRSAFTILIGLLGLLPPSLAVGAPNRLTNAWTLDLRGKSDSAPAVATNGTIYVGTRAGKLWAINPNGTPKWIFSAQDEIKSAPALGSDGTVYFGSRDRKFYAVHANGKLRWEFQTRGWVDSSPALAHDGTVYFGSWDRNFYAFGPGGKEKWRFATQGEIVSSPAIGLDGTVYFGSHDRKFYALSPDGQKRWEFATSGPILSSPALNRDQCLYFTSVDGCLYALNLDGSLRWRLRTGGTTESSPVLGLDGTIYVGVVQHLWAISPDGKKKWGTVGGEDYPFHTTPVVLAGGAVCCVSRYGMLCYASPEGVLEWQYYLFGYGYGSPAIGPNGDIYVPDSGAAMGRGFTALRAGATLAPSPWPRFRANPRNTGNAQDAAP